Part of the Catalinimonas alkaloidigena genome is shown below.
TCTTCCGGCAGCGCAAAGCGGCTACTGATCAGTTCCAAAGCATCCGGTCTTTGCTTAATGTTAGCAGCATACTCGTTTATCACTTTGAGCATCTTTTGAACGGCTTCCCCTTTACTTTCCAGCACTTTGTTGCGAACTGCCACCACAAAGCAGGGCCAGGGGGTATCTATTTCTCCCACCCTTCTGAACTCTCCTCTGTCTACCAGGGGCTTGGTCATAAACTTCTCCCACATAAAAGCATCAGCTTCTTCCTCCGCCAGCGCTTTGCGCGCACCCTCTATCCCTCCTACTTCTACGAAAGGAATTCCAGCGCTATCCCATCCCTTTTGCTGTGCCAGCACAAAAGCCATGAGGTGAGAACCCGATGTAGGACGGCTGATGGCAAAGCGTCTTCCTCGCACATCCTCAACCTTTTGGAAGTCCTTATGCGCTGCCACATGTATACCCCATGTAAGAGGCGAAGTTACAAATACCCGCGCTATACGAGCTGCCGTACCTTTGATAATGCTAGTCACCACACCTTCGGTGAGGGCAATGGCCACATCTGCCTCTTCATTTTGTAAAGACTGCATCATGGCTCCGGTACCTCCGGGAGCATCCTGCCACTGCAGATCAATCCCTGCACGGGCAAAAGCCCCTTCTTCTATCGCCAGATACCAGGGTAAGTTGAAATGTTCGGGAACACCGGTTACTTTGATTGTTATAGGATTAGACATATGGTCTACTTGTTAAAAATAAATGCAATACTAACTTTAGCAGAATATGATTCAAAGTAGAGAATACAAGTCATCCCTGAAATATTTTGTTCAGAATTTGTTGAAAAGGAATAAAGGCTCTAGACAAAAGCGAAAATCAAATTTACCTCTTCGCTTTTTAAACGAGATAAATGATGGTTTTCAAGAGAGAAGTCATTTCGCAGTGAAACGGAAATATCCTTATTATGCGCCCAATGAATGTGGACATACAAACGGGCAAAAATATTTTCGGCATGACAAAAGAAGCACGCCCAGCCATGGATATTGGCTCGGGTTTATCCTGCTTATTGCATTTACAGCCGGACTTTTCCCTTTACCCATCCAGGCTCAGGATAGTGATCATACACTGAAAGTGGCAGTAGCTGCCAATCTGCTTCTTCCCATGCAGGAAGTCAAAAAGCTGTATGAAGAAAAGTACAGCGGAGAGCTGATTCTGATTCCCGGCTCATCGGGTAAGCTGACGGCTCAGATCATCAACGGCGCACCTTATGACATTTTCCTGGCGGCCGATATGAAATATCCCCAGCAGGTTTTTAATGAGGGGCGGGCAGTGAGCAGACCGGAAGCGCTAACCCGTGGCAGGCTGGTATTCTGGAGTAAAACCAGAACTGAAGCGCCTTTGGAAGAATGGCTACAGAAAAACAGCGACATCAAATCTATCGCCATCGCCCAGCCGGAACTGGCCCCATACGGCCAAAGGGCCAAAGACTGGCTCAGTGAAAAAGGGATCTATGAAAAGGTGCTGCCCAGAGTTATCTTTGGAGAAAGTATCGGGCAGGTAAACCAATACATACGTTCGGGAACCGTAGAAGCTGCTTTTACTGCTATCTCTGCCATGCAGGCTGAGGTGATGAAAGACATAGGTTACTGGCAACCCCTCACCGTAAATAGCGGAGAGGCCAGCCAGCTGGATCATGGATTCGTTCTACTGGAAAATGCGGTAGCCCCGGAGCTTGCCATCAATCAGTTTGTAGAATTTGTAAAATCTCCGATAGCAGCGCAGGTTTTTCAGAAATTTGGGTATGAGACCTATTAATTATACAAAAACATGAATACAGATGAGAAAAAGCTGGTAAATGACCAATAAGCTTTTAGGTTTGTAGATCAACTGCTTGTGCATCATATGTCAGAGTTTCTTCAACCTTTGGTACTGAGCTTACAACTTGCCATGGCAACTACGGTCCTGCTGTTTATTATCGCTATTCCATTGGTATATGCTATTTACTTCCACAGTGGCTCCGCCAAGCCTCTGTTCAAAGCAGTAGTAAGCATGCCCCTGGTACTTCCTCCAACCGTATTAGGCTATTATCTGCTTATTTTTATGCGTCCCGACGGATGGCTGGGGCAATTAAGCCAGCAGCTATTTGATCTCAGGCTGGTATTTAGCTTTCCCGGCCTGGTCATAGGCTCGCTGATTTTTAGCCTGCCATTTATGGTCAACCCAATTTTATCAGCGATTGAAAACCTCCCTTTTTCTTACAAAGAGGCAGCATATACTTTGGGGAAATCACGCTGGAATACACTTTGGCATGTCCTTCTTCCCAATGTGCGGTCCTCCGTACTCGTAGGTCTGGTGATGACCTTTGCCCACACCATTGGGGAGTTTGGCGTGATACTGATGATAGGAGGTAATATTCCTGGCGAGACCAGGGTAGCATCCATAGCTATTTATAATGAAGTGGAGATGTTGAACTTTGACAATGCAGATATGTACGCCGGAATACTACTGGCTTTTTCCTTCTTTGTACTTATCAGTGTATACATCTACCAAAACCGTAGCCCACAGGGAGTGATATGATCAAGGTATCTCTCCATAAATCTCTGATAGGTAGTGAAGGCAGCATAGCGCTGGATATTAGTTTTGGTATGCCTCTACATAGCATATGGGCCCTTATGGGGCCTTCCGGCGCCGGTAAAACCAGTATACTCAAGATGCTGGCCGGCCTTATGAAGCCCGACCGGGGTCAGATGTATGTAGACGAGCAATGCTGGTATGATAGCGAAAAAAAAATCTGGAGGAAGCCTCAGCAACGAAGTATCGGTTTTGTTTTTCAGGATTATGCCCTCTTCCCCAATATGAACGTACGTCAGAATCTGGAATACGCTCTCCCCTCATCATCCTCATCTCAGCTGATTGATGATGTAATGACTTTGATGCATATGGAAAAGCTGCAAACGCAGAAGCCTGCCAACCTATCAGGAGGGCAGCGACAAAGAGTGGCACTGGCACGCGCCATCATTCGTCAACCTAAATTGTTATTGCTGGATGAGCCTTTTGCCGCTCTGGACCGGAACATGCGCGAAAAGCTTCAGCAGGATGTGCTTAGCTTGCATCACAGGTTTAATACTACTATTTTACTTGTCAGCCACGATGTCCTTGAAGTGGCAAGGATGGCCGATAAGGTACTGGAGATTCAGCAGGGAAAAATTATGTATGAAACAAATGCTACCGAAAGGCTTCCCATAATTGATCAGGCCTGCTTTGAGGGAGAGGTCATAGAAATTGATGAGGAAAGGCAGTACTTTATTTTGCTGGACAAAAGAGTAGCTGGGCTGCTACGCTTTACATTACCTCAACATCCACAATTCAAAATACATGACAGGGTAGTAGTAAAAGGGGATCAAATTAAAGTGCAAACTTTAGATTGAACAAAATTATCATATATTGCCAAGCAAAAAAGGAATCATGAAAAGGACTAAAATGCAGGATTACTGGCGCCATAACCTTAAATATCTGGCTATACTTTTGGCTATCTGGTTTATCAGCTCTTATGGCTTTGGTATACTCCTCGCCGATGAGCTTAATCAGATCAAAATGGGTGGATTTAAGCTAGGTTTCTGGTTTGCCCAACAAGGTTCTATTTATATTTTTGTGGTCATCATATTTATTTATGTCTGGCTCATGAATCGCCTTGACAAAAAGTATGAAGTTGATGAGGAGGAAAAACTATCTTGATCAATACTTAATCTGACTGCAGCACTTCTATCGGATTTTGCTGCCGCTTAGGAAGTTACAAATTTCTGTTATGCTTCCTATGCATAATTTATTCCTGATAGAACTACCGCTAAACTAGTAAATGTACTTATGAATGATTCCGCTTCTTCTGACTCCGTAGACTCCAGAATTAGCCGCTTTGAAAAGGAACTTTTCAAGCTGGACACTTCCCAGCTCTTAACTATGATGAAACAACATCTCAGTGATGGCTATTGCATTACTGATGATGAGGGTATTATTGTAGATGTAAACGACTCTTTTTGCAGTACTTTGGAATATCGTAAAGAAGAGTTGCTTACAAAAAACTTTGCAGAGCTCTTACCCCAGGGCATACGTCCTTATGCCCTGATGCTGCATCACGAATATATATCAGGACAGACAGAAGAGAATGCTGCTGAGTGGGCATACGAAAGTAAATCGGGTAAAAAAGTGCTGCTGCGCTCCTCTACTTCCAGGCTGGCGCTTTCTCCAGGTCATACCTATAAGTTAGAGATCTTACAGCTAACTACTCAAGCAGTTGCTGATGAGCAGGAAAGTATGAAGAAGATCATGCATCAGTTTAAAAATACCTTACAGGAAATTGGCGGGCTACTGCAACTGCAAGCAGTGCAGCTTGAAGGAGAAGCCAAACAGGCAGTTGTACAAGCTCAACGTAGAACATCAGCGATTGCCCTCGCCTTTGAGCTGTTGCATAAGAGTACATATAGTGAAGCGATCAATATTGGAGAATACCTCTCCCGCCTGACCGGGCAGTTTGGGCAAAACTGTCAATTACACTTACACCACCAGGATATCTACTGGCAGATAAACAAAGCTTATGCGTTTGGAATCATTATTACTGAAAGCTTAAACAGCTTGATTGCAGCCGGAAATACTGTAATGCTACATCTAACCGCTAGTCAGGACAAGAATATATACGTGTGTGACTTGCGACTTGAGTACGCTTTTAGCGGAAAATTTACAGACTTCAGCAGGCAGTTAATTAATGCTCTGGGGAGGCAACTACAGGCAAAAGTAAAAATCCTACCCGACAGCCATCAAATACTTGATGTACAGTGTCCTTTATGACGCCTCAGAAAGTTCCTCGTATTTACTTTTGACTTGAACAAGTAAGTTATCAAATGATTGTCCCAGTTCATGAATTAGTACCGCTTTCCTTTCCTTATCTATAGCGGCCCCACTGATCTGTGGCTTAACCTGTTCCAGAAACTGACAAAGCTCATTTGCTCTCAACATCTCCAGATGTGACATGACATTATGTAATGTTTTTCTGAAACTGTGTATATCCTGCTGCTCAATTGAGAGTACTAACTTATTTATTGCTTCTTCAAATTCTACACTTATAATCTGCAAAAAATACCTGTATTCGTCTCTGGACTCAAATACTTCTTCTACATACGAGTAATCTATGTTAATATTCATTTTACTCTATCTGCTAATAGTTTCTGATTCATTCCCTAACACTACAATTTGCTTACAATGGAAACATTAAAAAAAGATGAAAGGAGAAGTATATACCTTATGTTTGAATATTTATTAAATGTTAAAATAACGAGGGATTGATCAAATAAACCGTAAGTCGCAACTGACATATGCGTGCCATCATTTAAGCTAAAATGATATTTTAACAGTAAAAAATTGAACTATTAAAACTTGTTTTCTGGGTTTTTTAAACAATGCGAGATATATACGTTATAAACAGTGTACATTATGTAAATTTGTACTCAGCCTACACGTAACCGTAAAACAACACCAAAATTATATACTCCATGGAAGAAAGTAATATTAAAGGTGTAGTTGCCCAACTTAAAGAAGACATTGATCAGGTGTCTCGCCAAACCAAAGGATTAAAAAACGGAGAAAGATTCAGATCAGTAAAAAAGCTCAATGACCTTCGCACAATTCTGGATAAAATTACCGAGATCAATCAGTCGGTAGATCATCTGATAGATGAGCAGCATCAAAAAAGAAACGGTCACCACTAATATTTTCTCCTTTTACGCATCCCTGGTTTAAAAGCATGATAACCTCTCTATCAGGCTAAGGCTATTTCTACGTGTACTTACTTTCCTTATTACTATTTTAAAATTGTTGTATATTGATTGATCATAAATCAACAACCTAACTACAACAATGAAGAAATCTATTTCTAAACATCCTGATCCTGCAGGACGAAGAAAGTTTGTAAAAAGCTCAGTAGCGGCATTCGCTACCATTAGTATCGTGCCCCGACATGTGCTTGGCGGTACAGACCACATCGCGCCCAGCGATAAATTCAACCTTGCTTATATAGGTACGGGCAGACAGGGAAGAGGCACCCTTTTCAGAAGTTTTATCGAAATCCCTGAAGTTCAGATTGTAGCAGCTTGCGAGGTTGATCAAAAGAAACTCGCTGACTTTGAACAAATGGTATCTGACTATTATAGCGCTCAAAAAGAGCAAAATAGTTACCAGGGATTATCCACGTATGCTGATTTCCGAGAAATGTTAGGCAGTTCCGATGTAGATGGAGTGATAGTTGCTACCCCGGACCATTGGCACGCTTTGGCCTCAATCGCGGCTGCCAATGCAAAAAAACATGTTTACTGTGAGAAGCCTTTATCGCTTACGGTGGCCGAAGGAAGGGCAATGGTAGAGGCTGCCCGTAGAAACAATATCGTATTTCAGACCGGAAGTATGCAACGCTCCTGGGCTGACTTTCACCGGGCTGCTGAGCTGGTTATCAATGGTTATATCGGAGACATAGAAAAGGTAGTAGTAAGTGTGGGAGGTCCACCTGAGGAGTGTAATCAGCCCGATGAGCCTACTCCGAAATACCTGGACTGGGATATGTGGCTTGGTCCTGCCCCTCAAAGAGGCTACAGTTCTTTCTTCGCCCCTCCCATAGAGTGGGATGGGTGGCCCCGCTGGAGATATTGTAAGCATTATGGAGGGGGCATGATGACTGATTGGGGAGCACATATGTTTGACATAGCACAGTGGGCCCTGGGGATGGATAATTCAGGACCAGTAGAGATAATTCCTCCTGACGGTAAAGACACGAAAGTACTGACTTACAGATATGCAAATGGAATCCCGATGACTCGTGAAGATTTTGGTAAAGGTAATGCTGTGCGATTTATAGGTTCTGAAGGAACAATTGAAGTAAGCAGGAGCTTTCTGAATATGCCTGAGAATTTAAAACATCAGTCCATTGATCTGAACGACACGCATCTGTATCAAAGCCTCAACCATTACCGGGACTGGCTTAATTGTATCAAAACAGGAGAAAAACCGATATGTGATGTAGAAGTCGGGCACCGTACCGCTTCAGTATGCAACATTGGTAATATTGCTTATGAGCTTGGCCGACCATTACAGTGGGATCCTGAGAATGAGACGTTTAAAAACGATAAAGAAGCTGATAGTATGCTGTCACGCGATATGCGACAGCCCTGGAAGGTTTAAGATGGATTAATGTTAATATTATTACCTCAGGCCGTAAAAAAAATTACGGCCTGTTTTTTTACGTTTAATTTCGTGAATGTTCTAACTGATAATCCTTGTAACACTGATTGATCGCCAGTATCACTTCATACTCATTTGGTCTTTCAACAAACAGATCTTTCATCCGGCAATACATCATAAACTCATCCAGTTTTTCTTTATTCAGGCCCGTCACTTTTTCTACTAAATTACGGTTGTACTCCTGTGTAAGGGCATTAGATCGTTTGTCTGCGGCGATCTTCCTGCGTGCTTCTCTCTCGTATCTTGCTCTTTTATTTAACCTGCCCGCGATAAAAGAAACAGGATTGAGTGGAGAAGCTGTAACTTCTCTTCTGGGACCATAGTAGGAGCCGGGAATATGAATCTGCTCTTCTTCCTCATCTAACTCCATCTCCAGGATAGCTTTCTTAAAAGCATATTCATCTTTAAAGGCAAAGATGGTGACATTTTCAAGTGCATATTCCTGTTCACTGAGGCGTATTTTCAGGTCATAATTATCAGTAGTAGCTGTATCTCCAAAATAAAGGTGCTGGGGCTTATGTGCTACTGTAGAAAGGACAAGGGTATCCTGCTTCGGAAAAACGATATAAAAAAAACCTTCTTCATCGCTTACTACTCCTTTACCACGCTTGCCAATAGAGATTGTGGCATAGGGTACCACTTCATCTTGCTCATCAACTATAGTTCCGGAAAGGCGTATCTCCGACGTGCTCTCCTCACCTTGTACATCCTGCTGAGCGAGCAGCGTTCCTGGTACAATTAAGCATATAAGACACAAAAAAAATGTATTTCTCATTTCAATATCATCAAAATTAAAGCTACTGCCGAACTCAAGTGCATTTTTTCATTATCATCAGACCAACGATTATTCTGTAAAAATAATCCATTTTTTGGATAAACTAGCTGGCAAATCTCTAAAACCAGAGATTAGCTACTGATTTACTCTTTTCAGTAATACAAATATTGCAAGGAAAAGTCTGTCCTATGTCTAACGAACAATAGATTGGTAATTGCATACCAACCACTATTTCTCCATATCATGAATGAGCAATATAAATTTTTCAGCATTACTGCATACCCAACTTTATAAAGTATGCATTGACATTTTGTAAGCCGACGCTTTGACATGAGGGTATTTTGAAAGACACTTTATACGTATAGGAGAATAACTTTGCCCACAAATCTGCCAATCTGTCACGACTTCAGCTGTTGGCATAAGCATTGATCAAACAACAGTGAATTTGAATTTATTAAATCTGAATCAATAAGATATTATGGGAAAAGTTATAGGAATAGACTTAGGAACAACAAACTCCTGTGTCGCTGTAATGGAGGGTAACGAACCCGTTGTCATCCCCAACAGTGAAGGAGGAAGGACGACCCCATCTGTGGTCGCTTTTTTAGATAACGGAAATGGTGAACGTAAGGTAGGTAGTCCGGCCAAGCGTCAGGCAATTACCAATCCTCATCATACAATCAGTTCTGTTAAGCGATTTATGGGTAAGAAGCACTCTGAAGTAACAGAGGAAAGAAAAAATGTCTCTTACGAACTAGAAAAAGGAAGTAATGATACGGTTCGCGTAAAAATTGGCGACCGTCTATATACCCCTCAGGAAATCTCAGCGATGATTTTGCAAAAAATGAAATCTACTGCTGAAGATTACCTTGGCACTACCATCACTGATGCGGTAGTTACAGTACCTGCATATTTTAATGATGCTGAGCGCCAGGCTACTAAGGAAGCCGGACAGATTGCTGGCCTGAATGTCAAAAGAATTATCAACGAGCCTACTGCTGCAGCCCTTGCTTATGGCCTTGACAAGAAAAACAAGGACATGACCATTGCAGTGTATGACCTTGGAGGTGGTACTTTTGATATCTCTATTTTGGAATTAGGTGATGGTGTATTTGAAGTGAAGTCAACCAATGGTGATGTTCACCTCGGTGGTGATGATTTTGACGGAAAAATCATTGACTGGCTGGCGGAAGAATTTAAGAAAGATGAAGGCATTGATCTGAGAAAAGATCCCATGGCACTTCAGCGTCTGAAAGAAGCTGCTGAAAAAGCTAAAATTGAGCTATCTAGTGCTACCAGCACTGAAATCAACCTTCCTTACATCATGCCGGTTGATGGAATTCCCAAGCACTTGGTAAGGACACTGAGCCGTGCTAAATTTGAGCAATTAATTGATGACCTCGTACGTCGTAGCATGGAGCCTTGCAAAAAAGCCTTGGAGGATGCAGGCATGTCTACTTCTGAAATTAATGAAGTGATTCTGGTAGGTGGTTCTACACGCGTACCCAAAATACAGGAAGAAGTAGAGAAATTCTTTGGCAAAAAGCCTTCCAAAGGTGTTAATCCTGATGAGGTAGTAGCAGTAGGAGCTGCCATTCAGGGTGGTGTATTCTCTGGTGATGTTAAAGATGTATTACTCTTAGATGTTACTCCATTGTCACTGGGTATTGAGACTATGGGTGGCGTATCTACCAAGCTGATAGAATCTAACACTACGATTCCTACCAAGAAATCTGAAGTGTTCTCAACAGCTTCTGACAATCAGCCTTCAGTAGAGATCCATGTCCTGCAAGGTGAACGCCCCATGGCTAACCAAAACCGTACAATCGGTAGGTTCCACCTGGATGGCATACCACCTGCTCCTAGAGGGGTGCCGCAGATTGAGGTGACTTTTGATATTGATGCCAATGGTATCCTGAATGTGTCAGCTAAAGACAAAGGTACCGGCAAAGAGCAGAAGATTAGAATTGAAGCTTCTTCCGGACTTACCGAAGAGGAAATAGAAAATATGCGTAAGGAAGCAGAAGCTAATGCTGAAACTGATAAGCAGGAGAAAGAAAAAGTGGAGAAAATCAATTCCGCTGACTCATTGATCTTTCAAACTGAAAAGCAGTTAAAAGAATTTGGTGAAAAACTTTCTGAAGGCAACAAAAAGCCCATTGAAGAAGCGCTTGCTGAACTTAAAGAAGCACATGGCAAGCAGGACTTGGATGCTATTGATGCAGCCATGAACAAATTGAATTCTGCATGGCAAAACGCTTCTCAGGAAATGTACCAGGCAGCGGGTGCTGATCAGGCAGGTGCAGCCGGAGGCCCTGAAGGTGCTCAGCCCGGTGGTGAGGATGCCAACGCTGGTGCAGACGGCGATGTCTCAGATGTAGAATACGAAGAGGTAGACGACAAAGACAAGAAGTAATTTGTTAAGCCTCTAAGGCCCAAATAAATAAGCTGAGAGCTCCACTTGCGTGGAGCTCTTTTTATTCGATTATATTTTTCTTATACCCAAATCGAATATATCTTCAGAGTGAATACTTCATCTTATTACATTTGAGAAAGTGAATTATTGCAGTAATTGTGGCAGCGAACAAATTAATTTTGATATCCCTCATGGAGATAACAGAGCCCGTTATATCTGCCATCAATGTAATGCCATACACTACCAAAACCCCAAAATGGTAGTCGGTTGTCTACCCGTTTTTGAAGATAAAATTCTGATCTGCCGCCGTGCAATTGAGCCCTGCTATGGACTCTGGAATTTACCCGCCGGATATTTGGAGAACAATGAAACCGTAGAGGAAGGCGCAGCCCGCGAAACATGGGAAGAGGCCAGGGCAAATGTGAAAATCATAAAATTGCACTGCATTTATAACCTACCTCATATCAATCAGGTATATCTGCATTTTCTGGCTCACCTGAAAAATGACAGGATTGCCTGTGGAAGTGAAAGCCTGGAGGTAAAACTATTTGATGTTTATGATATCCCGTGGAAGCAGTTGGCATTCAGTTCAAGTAAGTTTGCTCTGGAAAAATACATTGAATTTAAGGAAAGTTATCAGGGCGTACATATGGGTACTTACCAGGCGGATTAAGAGCAATCTACTATGATAATTGTTTCATTTGCTTGTATTTTCGCTTGATTGATCTCTTATAAAAATAATAACATCTCCTTCCTCAATTTTTTTGTACCGGATAATCTACCCGTACATTCTGAGTAATTATATCTAGCCAAAACCCGGATTAGTATCAAATAAATAAGAAATTATATCATTTGGTACGCTTCCTTGACAATGTAACTTTTTACCTCAATACCACAGAAAAATAAGTAGCATGAGCCCTAGTTTTACCGTATACTATCAACGAAGAAGCAATACTACCTTACAGGTGGTTTAACAATATCTAAATTTTTATAAGGGCGACGTTAATTTGTTAAACCTTACTGCAAACTTAAAATAGCGCAATATAATATTGTTTAGGCAATAATTTTTTAACTGTATCAGATAGAAGGATTAGGAGTCATCGTAATTTTTTATAAGTATGATTTTAATGATTTTTGAAATGTACTTAGATAGTTGTTTTCCTTTAGGCGAAACGCTGCAGGAAACACTGAGTAGCAAACAAATTATACAAAGTGAGCTGAGTAATATTTCTCCTTTACTTGCTTTGTTAAGCAGCATTTTCCCAAAAATAGTCTTTGAATGGCTCTACCTTATCATACCAATGGGTTTTTTCTATTCTCTTAGGTGTGATAAAAAAACAAAAGAGCTACACTTGTTTTTTGTCATAACAATAGCGTACCTGACGCTTTTTGCATTTATAAAAGTAGCTGGTGCCCATACTTCATGGATTAGTTTTAACGCAATGAACAACCTTTGGCTCGTAGCTTCAGCCCTGCTGTTAGCAATAAGTATTAAGGTCATTCCTAAAATAATTCGGATATCTAAGTCAGCTGAGCTGGAAAGAATCAACAAGAGACTGACTGAGGAGATCCAGGAAAGAAAAAAGGCAGAGCAAAGTCTAAAAGAACATAAAGAAAATCTGGAATTGGTAGTAAAACAGCGAACTGTTGATCTGGAAAACACTGCCGAAAGGTTACAAAAAGAAATCAATGAACATAAAGAGGCTCAGGCACAGATTAGTCTACAAACTTCACTTTTAGAACAGGTTGATAGTGCCATCATCGCCACTGACCTGCAGTATAATATCATCTACTGGAATCAATGTGCTGAAAGCTTGTTTGGCTGGCAAAGCAGCAAAGTACTGGGTAAGCCTGCATTGGAAGTCATGATTCGTAAAGAACATAGAAAAGCAGGTAAGCGGTTTCTTGAAAAATTAGGCGATAGAAAAGCCTGGTCAGGAGATTTTACTATTCCTCATATTTCGGGGAGAAAAATTCCTGTGGAGTTGAATTGCTCAGCACTACTGGACGCTCAGGGCAGACAGATTGGTTTCACCTGTGTGGCGATAGATATCACTGATTATGTTCGCTCCGAGCGCAAATTATTGCGAGAAAAAGAGAAAGCAATCAAGCAAGCTCATGCCAAACAGGATTTTCTGGCTACTATGAGTCATGAGATTCGTACCCCGCTCAATGTGATTATCGGAATGACGCGTCTGTTGAACGATACTAAGCCGACTAAAAAACAGGAAGAATACTTAAATAGCTTAGAGCTTTCTGCCAATCATTTACTTACGATCATCAATGATATTCTTGATTTAGCCAAAATTGATGCAGGCAAAATCAAACTGGAGAATATTAGTTTTAACGTTCACCAGGTAATTGAAGGCGTAAAGCAATCATTTGCTGCCAGAGCAGCGGAAAAGGGCATTGATTTAAGAATAGATAATGAAAGTATCTTACCAGTTTACCTAAAAGGAGATCAGGTAAGGCTTACTCAAATTCTCAATAACTTAATTAGCAATG
Proteins encoded:
- a CDS encoding substrate-binding domain-containing protein; the encoded protein is MSNPITIKVTGVPEHFNLPWYLAIEEGAFARAGIDLQWQDAPGGTGAMMQSLQNEEADVAIALTEGVVTSIIKGTAARIARVFVTSPLTWGIHVAAHKDFQKVEDVRGRRFAISRPTSGSHLMAFVLAQQKGWDSAGIPFVEVGGIEGARKALAEEEADAFMWEKFMTKPLVDRGEFRRVGEIDTPWPCFVVAVRNKVLESKGEAVQKMLKVINEYAANIKQRPDALELISSRFALPEEDAAAWLSKTEWSGEVSVDTAMLTQVMQTLTALGAIGHPLPVDEIAISRQE
- the modA gene encoding molybdate ABC transporter substrate-binding protein; the encoded protein is MIQSREYKSSLKYFVQNLLKRNKGSRQKRKSNLPLRFLNEINDGFQERSHFAVKRKYPYYAPNECGHTNGQKYFRHDKRSTPSHGYWLGFILLIAFTAGLFPLPIQAQDSDHTLKVAVAANLLLPMQEVKKLYEEKYSGELILIPGSSGKLTAQIINGAPYDIFLAADMKYPQQVFNEGRAVSRPEALTRGRLVFWSKTRTEAPLEEWLQKNSDIKSIAIAQPELAPYGQRAKDWLSEKGIYEKVLPRVIFGESIGQVNQYIRSGTVEAAFTAISAMQAEVMKDIGYWQPLTVNSGEASQLDHGFVLLENAVAPELAINQFVEFVKSPIAAQVFQKFGYETY
- the modB gene encoding molybdate ABC transporter permease subunit, which codes for MSEFLQPLVLSLQLAMATTVLLFIIAIPLVYAIYFHSGSAKPLFKAVVSMPLVLPPTVLGYYLLIFMRPDGWLGQLSQQLFDLRLVFSFPGLVIGSLIFSLPFMVNPILSAIENLPFSYKEAAYTLGKSRWNTLWHVLLPNVRSSVLVGLVMTFAHTIGEFGVILMIGGNIPGETRVASIAIYNEVEMLNFDNADMYAGILLAFSFFVLISVYIYQNRSPQGVI
- a CDS encoding ATP-binding cassette domain-containing protein translates to MIKVSLHKSLIGSEGSIALDISFGMPLHSIWALMGPSGAGKTSILKMLAGLMKPDRGQMYVDEQCWYDSEKKIWRKPQQRSIGFVFQDYALFPNMNVRQNLEYALPSSSSSQLIDDVMTLMHMEKLQTQKPANLSGGQRQRVALARAIIRQPKLLLLDEPFAALDRNMREKLQQDVLSLHHRFNTTILLVSHDVLEVARMADKVLEIQQGKIMYETNATERLPIIDQACFEGEVIEIDEERQYFILLDKRVAGLLRFTLPQHPQFKIHDRVVVKGDQIKVQTLD
- a CDS encoding DUF4212 domain-containing protein, with the translated sequence MKRTKMQDYWRHNLKYLAILLAIWFISSYGFGILLADELNQIKMGGFKLGFWFAQQGSIYIFVVIIFIYVWLMNRLDKKYEVDEEEKLS
- a CDS encoding histidine kinase dimerization/phosphoacceptor domain -containing protein, whose protein sequence is MNDSASSDSVDSRISRFEKELFKLDTSQLLTMMKQHLSDGYCITDDEGIIVDVNDSFCSTLEYRKEELLTKNFAELLPQGIRPYALMLHHEYISGQTEENAAEWAYESKSGKKVLLRSSTSRLALSPGHTYKLEILQLTTQAVADEQESMKKIMHQFKNTLQEIGGLLQLQAVQLEGEAKQAVVQAQRRTSAIALAFELLHKSTYSEAINIGEYLSRLTGQFGQNCQLHLHHQDIYWQINKAYAFGIIITESLNSLIAAGNTVMLHLTASQDKNIYVCDLRLEYAFSGKFTDFSRQLINALGRQLQAKVKILPDSHQILDVQCPL
- a CDS encoding Gfo/Idh/MocA family protein, whose product is MKKSISKHPDPAGRRKFVKSSVAAFATISIVPRHVLGGTDHIAPSDKFNLAYIGTGRQGRGTLFRSFIEIPEVQIVAACEVDQKKLADFEQMVSDYYSAQKEQNSYQGLSTYADFREMLGSSDVDGVIVATPDHWHALASIAAANAKKHVYCEKPLSLTVAEGRAMVEAARRNNIVFQTGSMQRSWADFHRAAELVINGYIGDIEKVVVSVGGPPEECNQPDEPTPKYLDWDMWLGPAPQRGYSSFFAPPIEWDGWPRWRYCKHYGGGMMTDWGAHMFDIAQWALGMDNSGPVEIIPPDGKDTKVLTYRYANGIPMTREDFGKGNAVRFIGSEGTIEVSRSFLNMPENLKHQSIDLNDTHLYQSLNHYRDWLNCIKTGEKPICDVEVGHRTASVCNIGNIAYELGRPLQWDPENETFKNDKEADSMLSRDMRQPWKV
- a CDS encoding carboxypeptidase-like regulatory domain-containing protein, with product MRNTFFLCLICLIVPGTLLAQQDVQGEESTSEIRLSGTIVDEQDEVVPYATISIGKRGKGVVSDEEGFFYIVFPKQDTLVLSTVAHKPQHLYFGDTATTDNYDLKIRLSEQEYALENVTIFAFKDEYAFKKAILEMELDEEEEQIHIPGSYYGPRREVTASPLNPVSFIAGRLNKRARYEREARRKIAADKRSNALTQEYNRNLVEKVTGLNKEKLDEFMMYCRMKDLFVERPNEYEVILAINQCYKDYQLEHSRN